One stretch of Paenibacillus sp. FSL R5-0341 DNA includes these proteins:
- a CDS encoding acyltransferase: MSETLKRERIPELNLVRAMAIIGVLSVHSTSYATVDMTGSGYYWLYNFINIFMKYGTPTFIFMSSFVLFYNYYSRPLDKKLVSNFYKKRFVYILLPYFLFSLMYFVILHFTHYQGRPFGESAVSFITKLFTGKAYTHLYFVFINMQFYLLFPLVLWLLKKYPSVVKWSVPIGLLIQWAFIVSNKYGFQVPNKGSWAFSYFSYFMLGAFIGVYFPKIKQWFVISRANATKGRIASWILLWAVWIIAGLGHVYIYYQLRLKIATYNTLWYEFFWNVHTFACALVLIQIAYLLYRKGPSLIVKPLNRLGALSFGIYLIHPFFLLVYRNYPPQTGVSWLVHLWYAGGFGVALIASWIVVGLTARFVPYAWVIFGNLPKPKPRLAPQQNSGQLDVR; this comes from the coding sequence ATGAGTGAAACACTGAAAAGAGAGCGAATTCCGGAGCTGAATCTGGTACGTGCCATGGCGATTATCGGCGTACTGAGCGTGCATTCCACTTCTTACGCGACGGTGGACATGACCGGTTCGGGCTATTATTGGCTGTACAACTTTATTAATATCTTTATGAAATATGGTACGCCAACCTTTATTTTTATGAGCAGTTTCGTGCTGTTCTATAATTATTATTCCCGTCCGCTGGACAAGAAACTCGTAAGTAATTTTTACAAGAAAAGATTTGTGTATATTTTACTTCCGTATTTCCTGTTTTCATTGATGTATTTTGTTATTCTGCATTTCACGCATTATCAGGGCCGACCGTTCGGCGAATCGGCTGTAAGTTTCATTACGAAATTGTTTACGGGTAAAGCCTATACGCATCTGTACTTTGTGTTTATTAACATGCAATTCTATCTGTTATTCCCATTGGTGTTATGGCTGCTCAAGAAGTATCCTTCCGTGGTCAAATGGTCTGTACCGATTGGATTATTGATTCAATGGGCGTTTATCGTAAGTAATAAATATGGATTCCAGGTCCCTAATAAGGGAAGCTGGGCGTTCTCTTACTTTTCCTATTTCATGCTGGGGGCATTCATCGGGGTGTATTTCCCTAAAATCAAGCAATGGTTCGTCATCAGTCGGGCCAATGCCACTAAAGGGCGCATAGCTTCATGGATTCTGCTCTGGGCGGTGTGGATCATTGCCGGGCTGGGTCATGTGTACATCTACTATCAGCTGCGTCTGAAGATCGCAACGTATAACACGCTGTGGTATGAATTCTTCTGGAATGTGCATACCTTTGCTTGTGCGCTCGTACTCATCCAGATTGCTTATCTGCTCTACCGCAAAGGGCCGTCTCTGATCGTTAAGCCGCTGAATCGGCTTGGGGCACTGTCCTTTGGTATCTATCTGATTCATCCATTCTTCCTGCTGGTGTATCGGAATTATCCGCCGCAAACAGGAGTGTCCTGGTTAGTGCATCTGTGGTATGCCGGAGGATTTGGTGTAGCTCTGATCGCTTCGTGGATCGTCGTTGGATTGACGGCAAGGTTCGTTCCATATGCATGGGTGATCTTCGGCAATCTGCCAAAACCGAAACCACGTCTGGCACCACAACAGAACTCGGGGCAATTGGATGTTCGTTGA
- a CDS encoding deoxyribodipyrimidine photo-lyase, producing the protein MKLFIHRKDLRTDDLAAFDYLREHEEESVHVLIYDPFLLRQGREKEHSGVNFRQHAMELGRQYVEAKRKLHVAYGKPAEVVDFILNEFKGEIEEIVVHRDMTPYAIERDRAIRKVSEAHEVSFTQLTDHLLMDLNGFANFTGKSEPYKVFAAFHRRWVEFMNEHPNPPSATTIAELKVSDRQIEWPDAMKVPPELLESSGSDEEDPHLLLDQFLSDRIAEYGEHRDEYEAYEPSHLSSYVAVGAVSIRKMYDAASRTAEAGEWIRQLCFRDFYLYRAVYESHYFTYEKVYDLSALHDGHFEHWCKAETGIPIIDAAMTELNETGHMPNRLRILTAMFLTKNLQCPFTLGEAYFRRKLRDYDNIQNRGNWLWCASLGENAAPYFRVNNPVTQSEKYDPQGDYIRKWLPELKDLHSKDIHQPRKDAIVDLKASRQVAIDVYKQILASRQK; encoded by the coding sequence ATGAAGCTATTCATACACCGCAAAGATCTGCGTACGGATGATCTGGCTGCATTCGATTATTTGCGGGAACACGAAGAAGAGAGTGTGCATGTTCTCATCTATGATCCATTCCTCCTGCGGCAAGGCCGAGAGAAGGAACACAGCGGTGTGAATTTTAGGCAGCATGCAATGGAATTAGGCAGGCAGTATGTTGAAGCCAAACGAAAACTGCATGTTGCTTATGGCAAACCGGCTGAAGTGGTTGATTTCATCCTGAACGAATTCAAAGGCGAGATTGAGGAGATTGTGGTCCACCGGGACATGACACCATATGCAATCGAGCGGGATAGGGCCATACGCAAAGTCAGTGAGGCGCATGAGGTTTCGTTCACGCAACTTACGGATCATTTGCTGATGGATCTAAATGGATTTGCTAATTTTACAGGCAAGTCGGAGCCTTATAAAGTATTTGCGGCTTTCCATCGGCGGTGGGTGGAATTCATGAATGAACATCCCAATCCTCCCTCGGCAACAACGATTGCAGAACTGAAGGTGAGTGATCGACAGATTGAATGGCCGGATGCGATGAAGGTACCTCCGGAGTTGCTGGAGTCCAGTGGCTCGGATGAAGAGGACCCGCATCTGCTGCTGGATCAATTCTTATCGGATCGGATTGCTGAATATGGTGAGCATCGGGACGAATATGAGGCTTACGAACCGAGCCATCTCAGTTCTTACGTAGCTGTGGGGGCCGTATCCATTCGCAAGATGTATGATGCAGCGAGTCGCACAGCAGAGGCTGGGGAATGGATCAGACAGTTGTGCTTCCGCGACTTCTACCTGTATCGGGCGGTCTATGAGAGTCACTATTTTACATATGAAAAGGTGTATGATCTCTCGGCTCTTCATGATGGTCATTTCGAACATTGGTGCAAGGCGGAGACAGGCATTCCGATTATTGATGCAGCGATGACGGAACTGAACGAAACCGGACATATGCCGAATCGGCTTCGGATTCTTACGGCGATGTTTCTCACCAAAAACCTGCAATGCCCGTTCACCTTGGGTGAAGCTTATTTCAGGCGCAAGCTGCGTGACTATGATAACATTCAGAATCGCGGTAACTGGCTATGGTGTGCTTCGCTTGGCGAGAATGCAGCTCCATATTTTCGCGTGAACAATCCGGTAACACAATCCGAGAAGTATGATCCGCAAGGTGATTATATTCGGAAGTGGTTGCCTGAGTTGAAGGATCTGCATAGCAAGGACATCCATCAGCCGCGCAAGGATGCCATTGTCGATCTGAAGGCATCGAGACAGGTGGCTATTGACGTGTACAAACAGATTCTGGCGAGCCGCCAGAAGTAG
- a CDS encoding response regulator, whose translation MRAIVIDDEKPAQLHLERLLQTDGRITPVQCFSTARDGLHFLANERVDVVFLDIGMPEMNGLEAAEYIQQLDQSIRIIFVTAYADHAVEAFELHALDYVLKPVSSTRLAKTIDRIAGIMSHHSQVAATAEVQESESVSVELDTEVPGLLTFKHLDIYRTLDQGAKKHKWRTTKSQELFAFLFHHREEWVSKEILLDKLWGDVSQEKGLTHLHTSVYQIRKLLKEWNMTGKLEYNMNRYRLLSGNLVSDVEQFEKAMVYTAITSDNVDDLRHMIPLYRADYLEEHDYHWAQAKARELRRKYTGLVMDIARWDMMHGRGREAIEPLTILQEREPYSEEICRLMMEVYASIDDQQGILRLYHSFTLTLDEDLGHEPEPETSRLYQNLTDK comes from the coding sequence GTGAGAGCCATTGTGATTGATGACGAGAAGCCAGCGCAGCTTCATCTGGAGCGCCTACTTCAAACGGACGGACGAATTACACCCGTGCAATGTTTTTCAACAGCACGCGATGGTCTTCATTTTCTGGCAAACGAACGTGTGGATGTTGTATTTTTGGACATCGGAATGCCGGAGATGAATGGCCTGGAAGCGGCTGAATATATACAGCAATTGGATCAGAGTATTCGTATTATCTTTGTGACAGCTTACGCGGATCATGCGGTAGAGGCATTCGAGCTGCATGCACTGGATTATGTACTGAAACCGGTAAGCTCCACACGATTAGCCAAAACCATTGATCGGATTGCGGGCATCATGTCGCATCATTCCCAAGTTGCAGCCACCGCGGAGGTGCAGGAATCGGAATCTGTATCTGTGGAGTTGGACACCGAAGTGCCGGGGCTGCTTACGTTCAAACATCTGGATATCTATAGAACTCTGGATCAGGGTGCAAAGAAGCATAAGTGGCGTACAACCAAATCGCAGGAATTGTTTGCTTTTTTGTTTCATCACAGGGAAGAGTGGGTAAGCAAAGAGATTCTGCTGGATAAGCTGTGGGGTGATGTTTCCCAGGAGAAGGGACTAACCCATCTACATACTTCCGTGTACCAGATTCGAAAGCTGCTTAAGGAATGGAACATGACAGGCAAGCTGGAGTACAATATGAACCGCTATCGTCTGTTATCAGGCAATCTGGTGAGTGATGTGGAACAATTCGAAAAAGCCATGGTCTATACTGCCATCACCTCGGATAACGTTGATGACCTGAGACATATGATTCCACTCTATCGTGCCGATTATCTGGAAGAGCATGATTATCACTGGGCGCAGGCCAAAGCAAGGGAACTCAGACGCAAGTATACAGGTCTGGTAATGGATATCGCGAGATGGGACATGATGCATGGTCGAGGTAGGGAAGCGATTGAGCCATTAACGATATTGCAGGAACGGGAGCCTTATTCGGAAGAAATCTGTCGACTCATGATGGAAGTGTATGCATCCATAGATGATCAACAAGGCATACTTCGTTTATATCATTCATTTACATTAACCCTGGATGAAGATTTGGGACATGAGCCGGAGCCCGAAACAAGCAGGTTATATCAGAACCTGACGGACAAATAA
- a CDS encoding ATP-binding protein, translating into MRKHWIMLTISFICIVIVPLGWIAQTLISERSNPQAADGRIDLTQWDFDRKGPASLKGVWDFYPGQLLSPADIEASVSGRKPLPPSSGTQVPARWNKSLGQAHGYGTYHLQVQLTARTMKNDYGIRTQNIRMAHRVFIDGKEIGGKGLPGMTPDTDVQLNLPFTGFTSIEGNTADIIIQVSNYSYSSGGIVAPILFGDEHSILKSQQQDWLKDLMTLFGFILPAGFFLLLFRLRRSEKELNYLGLFSLSGALYALTHGEKLLGTFVPFLTNNEMLRIQLLSSAFAYYFLLRYMDARVPGAVHQWFVRLAVVLIIAQTIVGLTLPPTLFSSFELPMLLISLVVMFYTLRAMFYWLKGRPNDSHFALVSMMSILMVVVLHTLGAFTAVDTAFFALIELLLFVFAQMIVTAIRFAQSFRDVEALSERLLAIDSLKDEFMANTSHELRTPLHGIINIAQSMLEGAAGAVTPKQAKNLSMITATGKRLSLLVNDILDFSKLKNSEIELKRVAVDLESVARTVVEVSGFTFEDKPVLLIQQWPQSLPLVEADEDRLRQILYNLLGNAYKYTEQGEIRLYASVEGDRVKVSVADTGVGIALDKQEDIFQAYEQSNGTIERLNDGTGLGLSITRKLVELGGGEIWVESEPGQGSTFHFTLPVMKLPLLQSQLKPAAARYVAAHGAGTKELVTRESDEPDNLTEAEHTILIVDDDPVNRQVLLNLLSTERYRVIAADSGSTALKLREEFPSIDLVITDWTMPKMSGLELCRKLREHSSLSELPILMLTARGLPEDIKHGFQAGANDFLSKPVDAGELRARVRTLIEMRSSVQEAIRTEMAFLQAQIKPHFLYNALNVIIATCAVNPDKATDLLIELSHYLRGSFDFQNREQLVPLTKELELVESYVHLEQARFEERLVVEYEVEPDVHLYLPPLSIQPLVENAIRHGVMERAAGGTVHLRIFKESEYVVVQVQDDGVGIPPERMAQVKSGRTEGPGGVGLQNINRRLMSLYGQGLEIHSHVGQGTQIRFRIPVQKVNYSK; encoded by the coding sequence ATGAGAAAACACTGGATTATGCTGACCATAAGTTTCATATGCATTGTCATTGTTCCACTGGGCTGGATTGCCCAGACGTTAATTAGTGAGCGGAGTAACCCCCAGGCTGCGGATGGAAGAATTGACCTGACCCAGTGGGACTTTGATCGCAAGGGTCCAGCGTCGCTAAAGGGTGTCTGGGATTTCTATCCTGGGCAGTTGCTCAGTCCGGCAGATATTGAAGCAAGTGTATCCGGTCGCAAGCCATTGCCGCCTTCGTCAGGCACTCAAGTTCCGGCCCGATGGAACAAATCTCTGGGGCAAGCACATGGGTACGGAACCTACCATCTGCAAGTCCAGCTTACAGCCCGAACGATGAAAAACGATTACGGCATACGCACGCAGAATATACGTATGGCCCACCGGGTATTTATCGATGGTAAAGAGATTGGCGGTAAAGGACTGCCGGGAATGACCCCAGATACGGATGTACAATTAAATCTGCCCTTTACGGGATTCACGTCCATTGAGGGCAACACGGCTGACATTATTATTCAAGTATCAAATTATAGTTACTCGTCTGGGGGCATTGTGGCACCCATTCTATTTGGAGACGAGCATAGCATCCTGAAAAGCCAACAACAGGACTGGCTCAAGGATCTGATGACCTTGTTCGGCTTTATCTTGCCCGCTGGCTTCTTCCTGCTACTGTTTCGGTTGCGGCGTAGTGAGAAGGAACTGAATTATCTCGGATTATTCAGTCTTTCCGGTGCACTTTACGCTTTGACCCATGGGGAGAAGTTACTGGGAACGTTTGTACCGTTCCTGACTAACAATGAAATGCTTCGGATTCAGCTTCTTAGTTCAGCCTTTGCTTATTACTTTTTGCTTCGATATATGGATGCTCGTGTACCAGGGGCAGTTCATCAGTGGTTTGTTCGTCTTGCTGTAGTGCTAATCATTGCCCAGACCATTGTGGGCCTAACGCTCCCTCCGACCCTATTCTCTTCTTTTGAGCTTCCCATGTTACTGATCTCGCTTGTTGTTATGTTCTATACGCTGCGAGCGATGTTCTATTGGTTAAAAGGACGACCGAATGACAGCCATTTTGCACTGGTAAGCATGATGAGCATACTCATGGTTGTTGTATTGCACACGCTCGGTGCGTTCACTGCTGTAGATACAGCGTTCTTTGCGCTGATTGAACTTTTATTATTTGTATTTGCCCAGATGATTGTGACGGCAATCCGCTTCGCACAATCATTCCGTGACGTGGAGGCTCTATCGGAGCGTTTGCTTGCCATTGACAGTCTCAAGGACGAGTTCATGGCGAACACGTCTCATGAGCTGCGAACTCCGCTGCACGGGATCATTAATATTGCACAATCGATGCTGGAAGGGGCAGCTGGAGCGGTCACACCCAAGCAAGCCAAGAATCTGTCCATGATTACAGCAACCGGTAAGCGGCTGTCGCTGTTGGTTAACGACATTTTGGATTTTTCCAAACTGAAAAATAGTGAGATTGAGTTGAAACGGGTAGCTGTCGATCTGGAATCGGTTGCCCGTACTGTAGTTGAAGTCTCGGGTTTCACGTTCGAGGACAAGCCGGTTTTACTGATTCAGCAATGGCCCCAGTCGTTGCCGCTTGTTGAGGCAGACGAAGATCGCCTTCGGCAGATTCTGTATAACCTGCTGGGTAACGCCTATAAGTACACTGAGCAAGGTGAGATTCGGTTGTACGCCAGTGTTGAAGGGGATCGGGTGAAGGTATCGGTCGCTGATACGGGGGTAGGCATTGCCTTGGACAAACAGGAGGATATTTTCCAGGCGTATGAGCAGAGTAACGGGACGATTGAGCGATTGAATGATGGAACTGGACTGGGTCTGAGTATTACACGGAAACTCGTTGAGCTTGGCGGAGGTGAAATCTGGGTTGAATCGGAGCCGGGGCAAGGTTCTACCTTTCATTTTACCTTGCCTGTTATGAAGTTACCGCTGCTACAGTCTCAGTTAAAACCAGCTGCCGCCCGATATGTTGCTGCACATGGGGCAGGGACGAAGGAACTGGTGACAAGAGAGTCAGATGAGCCGGATAATCTTACGGAAGCGGAGCACACGATTCTGATTGTAGACGATGATCCCGTGAATCGACAGGTATTGCTTAACCTGTTATCGACGGAACGGTATCGTGTGATTGCGGCGGACAGCGGGTCCACTGCATTGAAACTCCGTGAAGAATTCCCGTCCATTGATCTTGTCATTACGGACTGGACAATGCCCAAAATGTCTGGGCTTGAGTTATGTCGCAAACTGCGTGAGCACAGTTCCTTGTCAGAGTTACCGATTCTGATGTTGACCGCCCGAGGGTTGCCTGAGGATATCAAGCATGGGTTCCAGGCGGGGGCCAATGATTTCCTGAGCAAACCGGTGGATGCCGGTGAATTGCGTGCCCGGGTTCGGACGTTAATTGAGATGCGGAGTTCTGTGCAGGAGGCTATTCGGACCGAGATGGCCTTTTTGCAGGCCCAGATCAAGCCGCACTTTCTATACAATGCACTCAATGTCATTATCGCGACCTGTGCAGTGAATCCGGACAAAGCAACCGATCTGCTGATTGAATTGAGTCATTACCTGCGTGGAAGCTTTGACTTCCAGAACAGGGAGCAGCTTGTTCCTTTGACCAAAGAACTGGAATTGGTGGAGTCTTATGTGCATCTGGAACAGGCCAGATTTGAGGAAAGACTGGTGGTCGAGTATGAGGTGGAACCGGATGTGCATCTGTATCTGCCGCCTCTCAGCATCCAACCGCTTGTGGAGAATGCCATTCGCCATGGCGTAATGGAGCGGGCAGCAGGCGGGACAGTTCATCTTAGAATTTTCAAAGAGAGCGAGTATGTGGTCGTCCAGGTTCAGGATGATGGCGTCGGTATCCCCCCTGAGCGTATGGCTCAGGTGAAGTCTGGACGAACTGAAGGTCCAGGAGGTGTCGGGTTGCAAAATATAAACCGTCGCCTGATGTCTCTCTATGGTCAGGGACTGGAGATTCATAGCCATGTGGGTCAAGGTACGCAGATCCGATTCCGTATCCCTGTACAAAAGGTGAATTATTCCAAATAA
- a CDS encoding SRPBCC domain-containing protein, with protein sequence MDSSSSSSSALPDIRQERLLYAPIEKVWETVSTAQGLGSWFMAGNLEPVEGHEFILEAGPFGQSPCQVTEVLPLEKLSFRWGRDWTLTFQLNEQPEGTDFTLIHSGWDADKLTEFGQAHAIVRERMEQGWVGIVQKLAQVVK encoded by the coding sequence ATGGATTCATCATCAAGTTCATCAAGTGCACTGCCGGATATCCGTCAGGAACGATTGCTTTATGCACCTATAGAGAAGGTATGGGAGACGGTCTCGACTGCGCAAGGACTGGGTTCCTGGTTCATGGCAGGCAATCTGGAACCCGTGGAGGGTCACGAGTTTATATTGGAAGCGGGCCCCTTCGGTCAATCGCCTTGTCAGGTGACGGAAGTTCTACCGCTAGAGAAATTATCTTTTCGCTGGGGAAGGGACTGGACGTTGACGTTTCAACTGAATGAACAGCCGGAAGGTACGGATTTCACACTGATTCACAGTGGTTGGGATGCGGATAAACTGACTGAATTTGGACAGGCCCACGCCATCGTACGCGAACGTATGGAACAGGGATGGGTCGGAATCGTTCAGAAGCTTGCTCAAGTTGTTAAATAA
- a CDS encoding class I SAM-dependent methyltransferase produces MSFSYYGPLCTAVYDLTKPVEHSLGGDIEFYRHYLQRCKGRILEAMSGSGRVLIPLLEAGLKVDGIDYSMDMIDSCRSRCTERALPMPELFVADLEKLDLPYRYEAIIIPGGSLLLIQDREASINALRNLFQHLEPGGRLVFDLFLPDVTQPSSVETSTVSLPDGDTITVEVRTIEVNLLHQYKVSLIRYEQWHQGALAATELQQLTLRWYGVEELRLILEHIGFSDIKVYADFKPDQPPTQSNQKFVYEATRRA; encoded by the coding sequence ATGTCATTCAGTTATTACGGTCCATTATGCACCGCCGTTTATGATCTAACGAAACCTGTGGAACACTCCTTGGGAGGAGACATTGAATTTTATCGCCATTATCTCCAGCGCTGCAAAGGACGTATCCTTGAAGCCATGTCGGGATCAGGGAGAGTGCTCATTCCTTTGCTTGAAGCAGGCTTGAAGGTGGATGGAATTGATTATTCAATGGATATGATCGACTCTTGCCGTTCTCGTTGCACCGAGCGGGCATTGCCCATGCCTGAGCTGTTTGTTGCCGATCTGGAGAAGCTTGACCTTCCATATCGATACGAGGCAATTATCATTCCCGGAGGTTCTTTGCTCCTTATTCAAGATAGAGAGGCATCGATTAACGCATTACGTAATCTATTTCAACATTTGGAACCTGGAGGCAGGCTCGTATTTGATCTGTTTCTGCCCGATGTGACACAGCCCTCTTCGGTAGAAACATCAACCGTTTCATTACCTGACGGCGATACGATCACAGTAGAAGTGAGAACCATTGAAGTGAACCTTCTACACCAATACAAAGTGAGTCTGATCCGCTATGAACAATGGCATCAGGGCGCTCTTGCTGCTACGGAGCTTCAACAACTTACCTTGCGTTGGTACGGCGTAGAAGAGCTACGTCTAATTCTCGAACACATTGGGTTCTCCGACATCAAGGTATATGCAGACTTTAAACCAGATCAACCACCTACACAGTCGAACCAAAAATTCGTCTATGAAGCGACTCGAAGAGCGTAA